A stretch of Miscanthus floridulus cultivar M001 chromosome 13, ASM1932011v1, whole genome shotgun sequence DNA encodes these proteins:
- the LOC136499757 gene encoding uncharacterized protein: protein MRGKDYFYPNKEAFCPKKYTRDEDFVSAVEVKVVEILGKFLKKENDLMEKNLRKYYKRLNRIFTIAQIKYDERPPPAYTRAAKSSVENVTKKKRASGQHAKRTSKKKKVSASFDSEKIAEDEVDLGPDVDSQEVLSQQARNDENLGATLHSGEDVGEASLSLPPKNIGEDTLPSSLAIPASSPILDTGGAADATSTIDVQMEEGEIETMASQETAGPSSQIFIAETLQGTAGDVGATLHVVQDSDLGGGPMETDASKVKAHKSKSTTTVTLDFDDFDDDVFDEESKNGRASHLIESTIAVNSGENEFLPSPLSQKETTIDIGKMKETTIDIGKMKDVAQEPATPTEALETIPGGVDPKAYKRLHIMPKKSELKLSKYIDDAFVVPNAEAQLAGKSSVELANASVTMVYKTTLLQRRLRKSLEEDVNNLALREKGLLEEIKSLKSQLAAKEKDKVETVEALLNKESRCISVEAKLETKTEDFDNLKNDFDKILKEKNYLEKKFAEKDHNFHDKCGRESAFMKAKKKMDKQLEKEIAADEKEQREQDKREEESARDDDDEVGVMLLLMCKDNFVIEPSLWLEYATSEAKPTFDTFVEHLESKNLIAKNNKSCLPHVVDFSNFSQNKVSW, encoded by the exons ATGAGGGGGAAGGATTATTTTTATCCTAACAAAGAAGCTTTTTGCCCGAAGAAGTATACAAGAGATGAAGATTTTGTTTCTGCTGTTGAAGTTAAGGTAGTTGAGATTCTAGGCAAATTTTTGAAGAAAGAGAACGATTTGATGgaaaaaaatcttagaaaatattACAAGCGTTTGAATAGAATATTTACAATTGCCCAAATCAAATATGATGAAAGGCCTCCACCAGCATATACTCGTGCAGCGAAGTCGAGTGTAGAAAATGTTACAAAGAAGAAAAGAGCTAGTGGACAACATGCTAAGAGGACTAGCAAGAAAAAGAAGGTTTCAGCTTCTTTTGATTCAGAAAAGATTGCAGAAGATGAAGTTGATTTGGGTCCTGATGTTGATAGTCAAGAGGTTCTTAGTCAGCAAGCTCGTAATGATGAG aatttgggGGCCACTTTGCATTCTGGTGAAGATGTTGGTGAGGCTAGTTTGTCTTTGCCTCCAAAAAATATTGGCGAAGACACTTTGCCTTCTTCCCTGGCTATTCCAGCTTCTTCTCCTATTCTTGATACTGGCGGTGCTGCTGATGCAACTTCTACTATTGATGTGCAAATGGAAGAAGGTGAGATTGAAACTATGGCTTCGCAGGAGACTGCTGGGCCATCTTCTCAAATATTTATTGCTGAAACTCTTCAAGGAACTGCAGGAGATGTTGGTGCTACTCTTCATGTGGTTCAAGATTCTGATTTGGGAGGTGGGCCTATGGAGACTGATGCTTCAAAAGTTAAGGCTCACAAGAGTAAGAGTACTACTACTGTTACCCTTGATTTTGATGATTTTGATGATGATGTATTTGACGAAGAGTCTAAAAATGGTCGGGCTTCTCATCTTATTGAGTCTACAATTGCTGTGAACAGTGGTGAAAAT GAATTTCTTCCTAGTCCTTTATCTCAGAAGGAGACTACTATTGACATTGGAAAGATGAAGGAGACTACTATTGACATTGGAAAGATGAAGGATGTGGCTCAGGAGCCTGCTACTCCTACCGAAGCCTTAGAAACAATTCCTGGTGGAGTTGACCCTAAGGCGTATAAAAG ACTTCACATTATGCCAAAGAAGTCAGAGCTAAAGTTGTCAAAGTATATTGATGATGCCTTTGTAGTTCCTAACGCTGAGGCTCAACTTGCTGGGAAATCTTCCGTTGAGTTGGCAAATGCTAGTGTTACCATGGTTTACAAG ACTACTCTTTTGCAAAGGAGGTTACGTAAATCTCTTGAAGAAGATGTGAATAATTTGGCACTTCGTGAAAAAGGTTTGCTTGAAGAGATTAAGTCTTTGAAATCTCAGCTTGCTGCTAAAGAAAAAGACAAAGTAGAAACAGTTGAAGCTCTCCTTAATAAGGAGTCAAGGTGTATCTCTGTTGAGGCCAAGCTTGAGACAAAGACCGAAGATTTTGATAATTTGAAGAACGATTTTGATAAGATTTTGAAGGAGAAAAATTACCTTGAGAAGAAGTTTGCTGAGAAAGATCACAATTTTCATGACAAGT GTGGCAGAGAGAGTGCTTTcatgaaggcaaagaagaagatgGATAAG CAGCTTGAGAAGGAAATTGCTGCTGATGAAAAGGAGCAGAGGGAACAGGACAAACGTGAGGAAGAGAGTGCTAGAGATGATGAT GATGAAGTTGGTGTTATGCTGTTGTTAATGTGTAAGGACAACTTTGTCATTGAACCTTCGCTATGGTTGGAGTATGCAACTAGTGAGGCAAAACCTACATTTGATACATTTGTTGAAC ATTTGGAATCTAAAAATCTTATTGCTAAAAACAATAAATCTTGTTTGCCACATGTTGTTGACTTCAGCAATTTTTCCCAG aaCAAAGTCTCCTGGTGA